Proteins encoded within one genomic window of Suricata suricatta isolate VVHF042 chromosome 17, meerkat_22Aug2017_6uvM2_HiC, whole genome shotgun sequence:
- the APOH gene encoding beta-2-glycoprotein 1 isoform X1 has protein sequence MISLVLVLFSSFLCHVATAGRTCPKPDELPFSTVTPLKSFYDPGEQIVYSCQPGYVSRGGMRRFTCPLTGIWPVNTLKCTPRVCPFAGILENGAVRYTTFEYPNTISFSCNTGFYLNGSSSAKCTEEGKWSVELPVCAPVTCPPPAIPEFATLSVYKPLAGNISNYGSKAVFECLPHYAMFGNDTVTCTAHGNWTTLPECKEVKCPFPSRPDNGFVNYPAKQTLYYKDKATYGCHDTYALDGPQEVECNKFGNWSAQPSCKASCKLSVKKATVVYEGERVKLQEKFKDGMLHGVKVSFFCKNKEKKCSYTEDAQCIDGTIEIPKCFKEHSSLAFWKTDASDVKPC, from the exons ATGATTTCCCTGGTGCTTGTCTTGTTCTCAAGTTTTCTCTGCCATGTTGCCACTGCAGGCCGGA CCTGTCCCAAACCAGATGAATTACCATTTTCTACAGTTACTCCATTAAAATCATTCTATGACCCGGGAGAGCAGATAGTCTACTCTTGCCAGCCAGGCTATGTGTCCCGGGGCGGGATGAGGCGATTCACATGTCCTCTCACGGGGATTTGGCCCGTCAACACCTTGAAGTGTACAC CCAGAGTATGTCCTTTTGCTGGAATCTTAGAAAATGGAGCTGTGCGCTACACGACTTTTGAATACCCCAACACCATCAGTTTTTCTTGTAACACCGG GTTTTATCTGAATGGAAGTAGTTCTGCTAAATGCACTGAGGAGGGAAAATGGAGTGTTGAGCTTCCTGTCTGTGCTC CTGTAACCTGCCCTCCACCAGCCATACCTGAGTTTGCAACACTTAGTGTTTATAAGCCATTGGCTGGAAATATCTCCAACTATGGGAGCAAGGCCGTCTTTGAGTGCTTGCCACACTACGCCATGTTTGGAAATGACACAGTTACCTGCACAGCACATGGAAATTGGACTACCTTACCAGAATGCAAAG AAGTAAAATGCCCATTCCCATCAAGACCAGACAATGGGTTTGTGAACTATCCTGCAAAACAAACGCTTTATTACAAGGATAAAGCCACATATGGTTGCCATGACACGTATGCCTTGGATGGCCCACAAGAAGTAGAATGTAACAAATTTGGAAACTGGTCAGCACAACCAAGTTGTAAAG CCTCTTGTAAATTATCTGTTAAAAAAGCTACTGTGGTatatgaaggagagagagtaaaGCTTCAAGAAAAATTTAAGGATGGAATGCTACATGGTGTAAaggtttctttcttctgcaaaaataaggaaaagaaatgtagcTATACAGAGGATGCTCAGTGCATTGATGGCACCATTGAGATCCCCAAATGCTTCAAGG AACACAGCTCTCT
- the APOH gene encoding beta-2-glycoprotein 1 isoform X2, translating into MISLVLVLFSSFLCHVATAGRTCPKPDELPFSTVTPLKSFYDPGEQIVYSCQPGYVSRGGMRRFTCPLTGIWPVNTLKCTPVTCPPPAIPEFATLSVYKPLAGNISNYGSKAVFECLPHYAMFGNDTVTCTAHGNWTTLPECKEVKCPFPSRPDNGFVNYPAKQTLYYKDKATYGCHDTYALDGPQEVECNKFGNWSAQPSCKASCKLSVKKATVVYEGERVKLQEKFKDGMLHGVKVSFFCKNKEKKCSYTEDAQCIDGTIEIPKCFKEHSSLAFWKTDASDVKPC; encoded by the exons ATGATTTCCCTGGTGCTTGTCTTGTTCTCAAGTTTTCTCTGCCATGTTGCCACTGCAGGCCGGA CCTGTCCCAAACCAGATGAATTACCATTTTCTACAGTTACTCCATTAAAATCATTCTATGACCCGGGAGAGCAGATAGTCTACTCTTGCCAGCCAGGCTATGTGTCCCGGGGCGGGATGAGGCGATTCACATGTCCTCTCACGGGGATTTGGCCCGTCAACACCTTGAAGTGTACAC CTGTAACCTGCCCTCCACCAGCCATACCTGAGTTTGCAACACTTAGTGTTTATAAGCCATTGGCTGGAAATATCTCCAACTATGGGAGCAAGGCCGTCTTTGAGTGCTTGCCACACTACGCCATGTTTGGAAATGACACAGTTACCTGCACAGCACATGGAAATTGGACTACCTTACCAGAATGCAAAG AAGTAAAATGCCCATTCCCATCAAGACCAGACAATGGGTTTGTGAACTATCCTGCAAAACAAACGCTTTATTACAAGGATAAAGCCACATATGGTTGCCATGACACGTATGCCTTGGATGGCCCACAAGAAGTAGAATGTAACAAATTTGGAAACTGGTCAGCACAACCAAGTTGTAAAG CCTCTTGTAAATTATCTGTTAAAAAAGCTACTGTGGTatatgaaggagagagagtaaaGCTTCAAGAAAAATTTAAGGATGGAATGCTACATGGTGTAAaggtttctttcttctgcaaaaataaggaaaagaaatgtagcTATACAGAGGATGCTCAGTGCATTGATGGCACCATTGAGATCCCCAAATGCTTCAAGG AACACAGCTCTCT